Within the Dialister hominis genome, the region TTCAAATTTATCTATAGACATCTGGTCAGAGGGAACTTATACGGCAGGCAGGAGGAAGTATTTGAATGCGAAGACTGCCAAGGATGCCCGCTGGCAGAGCAATGTAAAAAGACCCCGAAGAACAAAAGAATCTCATTGAGCAGAGAACGGAATAACATGTACCAGGAGGTTCAGGATAATCTGGAAAGCATCCATGGAGCCCTGCTAAGAATGAACCGGTCAATCCAGGCTGAAGGAACTTTTGGAATCATGAAACATGACAGATGGTACAAAAGAATCGTCAGAAAAGGGATAGATTCTGTAAAAGCCGAGTTATACCTGGTAGCACTTGGCTATAATTTAAGGAAATACATCACAAAAATAATGCGTATAAGGATTGCCGCCTAAGACAATATAATTAAAAGTCTTATGGGGGGTAAGGGGGCTTACGCGCATTTTTACGTAAAAGGCTTACAGCAGAGCTAAAAATGATGAAATAAAGACGCAAAAAAGAGGCTGCAACAAAATGATTAACCATTTTGTTGCAGCCCCTTTTAAGTCTTGGTCTGCTGGATGTAACTTTCATCTCTCATGAACTGCTTGGTCATATCCATCTGGAACTGGAGCGGTTTTCCTTCTGCCCGGAATTCCACGCGTTTTATATTGGGGAATTCGGTCAGCGTATCAACCGTCATAGCGATGAAAAGGGATTCCGATGTTCCGCC harbors:
- a CDS encoding transposase; the protein is MGNDQLLPAYNVQIGVADEFIAVIDVNQYRSDMDCFVPLMEEFHEVYGAYPKYPVADAGYGSLNNYIYCEQHGMEKYMKFPMYKKETKDKKYHTNPFRPINFRVDENGTIRCPNDRAFKFIYRHLVRGNLYGRQEEVFECEDCQGCPLAEQCKKTPKNKRISLSRERNNMYQEVQDNLESIHGALLRMNRSIQAEGTFGIMKHDRWYKRIVRKGIDSVKAELYLVALGYNLRKYITKIMRIRIAA